The genome window ATCCTTTATCTCGCCAACTTCAGCAAAACGCTTGAACAAAGCTAAAGTTTTAATCTGAAGCGGTTCTGTTAATCCATTGAAATAATGTAAAACATCTGATTTCTCTTTTTCATCAAAATACCATTCTATTGTAAATTTCTCACCTTTATAGGCGACAATCTCTTTCACTCTTCCAGTGTAACGGAATAGCGATACACTGTCAATTATTTAAACAGCTTAATATTAATTTAAAGTGACAATTTAAGTTTATTAATGTCATTCAAGTTGATTTTTTCACATTTCGAATAACGAACCAGGCTACTCGACGTAGGCTGGCCCTGAGTCCCGAAGGGACGTTAGGGACTGGAACGACACTTGCGGATGCAAGGGGAGTGCCAGAAGCCTATGTGTCGCAGACCGAGCGAGGGCGTAAGACCCGAAGCGACGCGAGTAGCCGATGTTATGCGACGTTTTTTATTTATTACAGAAGTATCCATTGAATAAAAATTTTCTTTCAATAGTATTAGTTTTTGTGCAATAATCGTGGCAATCATCATCCTCTTCCGCATATTTCGGTACTATTTGGCATTTTTGGCTATTTACGAAAAATTCACGAGAATCCAAGAAATTGATCTGTGAATCATCTAAATATCCATTTGATCTTTCATTCCACTGGAGGTTAAAAAGTAATTCCGGATATTCTTCGTAATCACAAATTTTTGAATCGCCACAAAAAGAAACAGTGTATTTGGGTATTTCAACATATAATCGGTTATTATAGATATTATAAGAGCCTACAGAATTTCCGGTTTCGGTGCGATACTCTATGTTTGCTTTATAATCGTATAATGCTATACCTTCATTTAATTTTAAAGTAATCTCTAAATCAAATAGGCTTGAATTGCACAAACAGTCGGAGTATTTTTTTGTTAGAATTAAAGAATCTTTTTGCTGAGGATGCAACTCTAGCTTAGTGAAGTTTGAAAGAATATATCCTTTATTATCTTCTGAATATAACCAATTTTCGAAATTAGAAATATTTCTTACATTTATTTTTGTACCTATTGGAATTTTGAATATTTTCGGCGAATTTAAATTTGGATCACGAAAAACATCAGTTTCTTTCTCAAATGTATACACTTCATTTATTTCTTTCTGTATTTCAGAAGAATTGTTCTTTTAGCTATACACGCGAGTGAAAATAACGTTATCAAAATTATATATTTCATATTTTTCTTTCCCTGTTAAATTTTAAAAGATGTCGCATAACGAGGAGCGTTACTGCCGTTCGGGATAGCCGAGTCTCCATTGGAGACGTTGGCGTTGGCACGAGATTGCTTTGAGACAAAGTCGAGAAAAGCAATCGAAGTGACACCCGAATGGGTCTGAAGCTCCGCTTCTTCAAAGGCAAAGGAGCGAGGACGTTTCCAGTAACGCGGAGTTATTCGAAGTTGCTCCCTTTAATTATTTGAAATGATCGTATATAAGTTATCAGCAATAAAAATATCTTCTGGGGATATCACTATTTCATTTAAAGGAATATTTTTACCATATCTCTTATTCATGATTTTTTTAACTTTATCCGATGACAAATCGAAGCTTTCTAGAGTTTTTAGTTCGCCTACATCAACTCCTAAAACGTTTTTATATATTTTCCAAACCAATTCAGTACAATATATTCGGTTATCATTCCACTCAAATGTATAATCATAATCTTTTCCAATAAATTTATATCCGTATTCCTTCATTCTAGATATTGAATTCGAGTCTATAATTTTAACGGAATCTTTCAATCTTTTTACAACAAAATGATTGTTTTTCCCTCGCTTTATAAAATTCTCTAATTTTGTTTTTTTGACCGGTTGAATTGCTTCTAAAACAAACATAATATTTCTTTCTTTAAATATAATACCAACATGTGTATATCTGGAATTTGTAGCCAATTTTATAGCTGTAGCTTGTTCTGATATTGACTCATGAAAAATTATATCTCCTTCTCTGAGGATACTAAAATCAATAGATCTGGAATACATTTCTGTTCCAAAGAATATAAATACAATTATTATATTAATTTTGAATAGTTCTTTCATTTTTTTACCTTCCTGTTTTTTTTATGAACAATATTTCTAGTCAAAAATCTTGCCTTAGTTTATTGTATTTTCTTGAATAAAACATTGTTAATAAAATATATATTAAAGATATTAAAAGTACAATTGCAAAAATTCTATGTGAAAATTCTGACTTTCCATAAGTTAGCGTATTGATATTTTTAAAATCGTTCCATAAATGATGTCCATTGCATATATGCAGACCTTTTATTGTTACAAAATAAAAATAATTTGGCAACTTGAATAAATAATATATACTAGTAAATATATGGAAATAACCTAATCTCCAGAACTTAGGGCTAAATTTAAAAATTGGGAAAATACAAATAGAAAACAAGAATACTAAATATAGACTAACGTATAAAGAACCATCAAATCCGTCAGAGCCACCTTGAGTGCATGGATCAACTTCTGATAAACCAGGTAAAAGAATTAGAAGATAAGATATCATCCAACCAAAAATTGATATAAAATTAAGAAAAAAGGATATTATTTCCTTCATTTTTTTTAATTTGAGCAATTTCGAATAACGAGGAGCGTTGCTGCCGTTCGGGATAGCTGAGCCCAGCACCATTTAGTGACCTATGCGAACGTTTGAAATGGTGCTGGGCGTTAGCGTTGGCACGAGATTGCTGTGAACGAAGAGAACTAAGCAATCTTAGTGACACCCGAATGGGTCTGAAGCTCCGCTTCCTTAAAGACAAAGGAGCGAAGACGTTTCCAGTAACGCGGAGTTATTCGAAGTCAGCACTTAGATTAATTAAATATTTAAACTACTAAATAAATAAACTCTTCAATTGAGTTCTGAATTCATCACTTGCTTCTTTAATGAATTTATTTTTTACTTCATCAACTGTGCTATCAACATTCCAAATAGTATTAAACTCGAGAATAATGGTATCACTTTCGTATGAAGCCTCTTTATAGAGATATCCATTTCTAACATCAAAAATCAAAATTTCTGCTGTATACTGATAATTTGTATCAAGATAAGGTAATATAAATATTGGAACTATAAAAATATTAAATGCAGAAAATATATTAGGTTTTCTTGTAGCATCGAAATCCGAAGTTGTTACAATTAATAGATCACATTTTGCTCGTGCTGCGAATAATCGAAGACTGCTTAAATTTATCTGGTTTCTTTCTTCTGAATAATATGATCTTCTACTACGAGATGAGAATCCTTCGATTAGATTCTTTGGAATCTTATAATTTAAGCTAATATTTGGATCTGTAAACATGATTTTTTCAGGGATTTCATCGACCCCCAGATTATACCATGCTATCCGAGATGGTTTTCTTATTTGAGGTTTCGCTTCAAATGCTCTTCTAATTTCTTCATCACTGATAACTCTATCATCGGGAGAATCAATGGTTCCAGAAGGTGAATAGGATCTTGAAGTACCACAATTAGAAAAAGTTAATAACGGCAATATAATTAGACATATTAAATATTTTAACATTAGTTTATTCATTTTTTCCTCAGTACTAGTTATTATTCATTGCGCTGATTTCGAATAACGAGGAGTCTACCTGCCGTTCGGGATAGGTGAGCCTCTGGTTTCCCGAGGGAGTCCCCGACCGAGGAAAAGAAACCTGAGGCGTTACCTTTGGCACGAGGTTGCTTCGAGACAAAGTCGAGAATTGCAACCGTAGTGACACCCGAATGGACCCGAAGCTCCTCTACATAAGGACAAGGAGCGAGGGTTTTTACAGGTAGACGGAGTTATGCGAAGGAGCATGAATTTTTCATAAACTAACAAAGCATAAAATTGTATTGTTTGCCAAATTTTTTATTATATACTGATTACCTGGGTAAAGCGAGGGATTTACATTAAATAACCGGGTATACCATTCCGGCATTTTGGATAAGCGCATCAAGTAATTTCGTAAGCTTAGAGATATCATAGCTACCGTTTCGCAGTGTATTTTCTGACTGATCGTAAAAATGTTTTGAATATGATTCTTTGAAATCTAACACACCATGCCAAGTATTGATGTCTTTTTTAAAGTTGCTCCATGTGACCTGAGGGGCGGGATATTGATCTAAACTAAGGTCAAGATAGCATTCAATCGCGGCGGCTCGTCCATTTATATCAGATAAGTTTACACCCTCGGGGCCGCGTGTTGCAAAAGTCTTAAATTCCATTAGATCAGGCAAGAGCATTGTTCGCATATTCCTTGGTAGTTTCAAATTTTCAAGCCTTCGAAAAGCGTCTATACCCTCAGCATCGTTGTCAAAAACGAATAAGACCTTATTGAGAACCTCAATTCGCAAAAGCCCCTCTGCGAATTTAACTAGATTGCCAGTTCCCCAGAAATGATGGCGTTCGTCTACATCCACAAAATTAAAAAAATCTGCTATATCCGGACGTAGGACGTCGAGCGACCGCCGAAGGATGCGTGCGTCGGATGCTCCTTCGGTTGCTATCAACACTTTTTGTCTTTGCTGCGCTCTTGGCTGGAATGCTTCACGTTCCACCCAACCTGCATGTACAATTGGGCCAAAATTCCAAGAAACCTCAATTTCTTCATTAGCCTTGTTCAGTGCAAAAATCTGAAGCATAGATTCCGCACTCAGAATGCATACTCGTTCTGATAGGAAACTAGTTTCTGACCAATAAGAATCATTATATCCGATCCTTGGAATTCTCTTAAAAGTGTCAGAATCAGCGGCAAAACGGCCCTGAGAAATTCTGTCTCGGTCTGGCGTATCATATTCGATATAGCCACTTTTCAAATCATCCAGCGGATAGCGACAAGCCAAACTGCAGAATTCTTCAAACGTGAGATATTCATTTCCTGTCTCTTCTAACTCACTATAGCTCGACATTTCAACCGCTTCATCGACTATTGCTTGGTATTCCGCTCGTGCAGCTTCAAGTGTGAAACCGAGTATCTCAAGACGAGGTATAATTCGAGAGAGTGACCTTACATAAAGTTCTTCAGCTTCAATAAGCTCCTCTTTTTCTTCCGGATGCTCATCGTAATAATCGTAATCTATTGAGTCTGACTTGCGACGAAATAAGTCATCCTCTTGAAATAAATATCCGTAATCTTCTCCCATGAAGTTTTTGGAGTAAGAAAGGGATACGTTGCCGATGCAAAGTTCAATGGAAGTTCCCATTTAAAACATTTTCCTAAAATATTTGATAATACAACCCATATTTTCTACATTTGTTGATGCGAAGCATCTTAAAATATATTTATTCTTTTTTCATGAATTTGTGAATGCAAAAATGCTCTTTCGCATAACGTTTCAGACTACCCGACGTAAATTCGAGCCGAGTCTCGAAGAGACGTTAGCGCTGAATTTATGTGTCGTAGACCAAGCTCTGCAGTCGCTTAAGCGACAATCAGAGCGCAGTGGGTAGTCGGAGTTATTTGTAGTTTTGGCACGCTAACTTAAAATTACTGTCTTTGAGAAAACCGCGATCCGACTGAAGCATCTTCCTACATTAAGAATTTGCCGAATTCTCTCAATAAACTTTCACTTTCGGAGATAATGCACTTAGCATAATTGAATCGTGCAAGTTTAAGCCAAGCTAATCCATAATACTTTCTGATTTATTAAGCGGTTTTCGAAAAGAGTTAAACCCGACTTTCACCTAGAAGCCAAAATTACAAATAACGAGGAGCGTTACTGCCGTTCGGGATAGCTGAGCCCAGCACCATTTAGTGAGCTATGCGAACGTTTGAAATGGTGCTGGGCGTTAGCGTTGGCACGAGATTGCTTGAGCAAAGCGAAAAAGCAATCGCAGTGACACCTGAATGGGTCTGAAGCTCCGTTTCATTAATGACAAAGGAGCGAAGACGTCTCCAGTAACGCGGAGTTAATCGATGTGGCTCTTAAGAATATAGTTTAAGATTCAAATTCTTACTCATTAATTCAAAATGCCTATCTAAAGAAAACAGGATTGAATTATTTTGAATTGCATTCTGTGCGATAATAAGATCTGGAATTCCAACTTTGTTAATTCCGCTTTTAATGTTCAAAATTTGGTAATTAATAATTTGATCCCACTGTATATTCAATTGAAATTTTGGAACTATCTCCAAACAGTTCTTTAATTTTGTAAGTTTATTAAAAATGATAAGAGGAAACAACTCTGCCAGAATTAGATCATTCGTAAAAATAATGTCTAGTTCAATTAATTGGTCAATGATCTTTTCCACATGAGAATTTCGACCTCGAAAATAATCGATCCAAACCGAAGAATCTACTAGAACACGATTCATCGATTTCGCAATTCATCAAGGTTAATATCCAAGGAAATTGATCCTTTAAATTTCTTAAGTCCTTTTAATTTTTCTTTTCTAATTAAACTTACCAGACCTTCTTTTACAACATCCGTCTTAGTTTTTAGATGAGTAAGTTTCATCGCCTCTAATAACAAATCTTCAGGAATATCAATCGTTGTTCTCATTATATGCATAAAATAATAATAACATATGCATTGTAAATCTAATTTTTATGTCATAGGTTGTCAAATGTAGGGATTGCCATTAGCTCTTGTAAAAATCGTCTTAATTCTCTTTAACCAATAGAAATTTCATTCTTCGCCTTAAACGAAGAAATCATCTTTAGACAAAAAGTTAAAAACATAATCTTTGATACGAAGAACAGTCGATTAGTGCAAAACAATCTTTTTGCCATTTCGATTAACGAATGAGCTTGCCGACGTTCCTCGTAGCTGAGCCTCCAGAGGAGGCGTTAGCGTCGGCACGTCTTCTTGCTTTTGCAAGAAGCGTGACGAGAAGAATGTGTCGAAGACCGAGCCGGTATTCCGGCGATGCGGCAAGCGAAAGTTATTCGCAGTTTCCTTGTTTTAGATTTTTTTCTCATTTTTAGCTATCGATTCCAAGATCCAATTAAAGATAGATTTTCTTATAATTCTTATAGACTCTTTCACTAAATAATTTTGTTTATGAAAATCTATATTAGTTAAGTGGTCTACTCTAAAATTCTCCTCATCCAGTTTTAATGCTCCTGCATGGAAATGTGCAGAACGAATATCATCATGAATGAAATTGATAATATCCTCAACGTCCTCTTTGTAATTTTTAGTTATAAAGTCTTTAAAACCTTTATATTCTCCTTTAAGTGATTTTGTTATAGCATCAATCGAAGCGTAAAAATATGAAATCATGGCGGTATTGTAAAACTGACCAACATTCAATCCTATTTGATAAAGTGTTGCACATCTATCAAAGGCCTTTTGGATTTTTTGATCAGAACATTTTATGACTTTTAGGATTTTTCTTGTTTCAGTTGGGCAAGAAAAATCGTTGTTGCCGATGAACTCATATTGGAAAACTGATCCTCTGAATTCTCCCAATTTGCAAATAGTATTCTTCTTTGGCATTTTAACTTGATGATTAAAATCATAAAGGAGTGTTGATTCACGAAACTGTTTTATTCCATTTTTATCATGTTTGCTGTACCATTTATATTTTTTAGATGGTTTATACAAACCAATGTTCAGAAGTAAAGATAAATGAGCGGTAAACAACGAGGCTTTCTGTTCAGCCAGCAAAACAGCATGTGAATCATCGATGGCATCGATTTCTTGATCAATGACAACATACCTTTCACTTCCAATTAATTGTGAATCGTCTTCAGGCATTAAAGGGGCAAATCTAAACCCGGGAAGCCAATACTCACCGTTCAGATTTGTTCCAGAAATCGCCGCAAAATAATTTCTAACAAAAAACTTTTCTTTTTTCTGCGAAATTGTAGATAAAAGAACTTCATTAATGAAGTTGCTTAATATAGTTCCCCATTGGTTTGATTCCTCATGAGAATCTGCATAACTCTCAATGCTTTGCAAGCAGCCTTCATGATTAAAAGACAACTTTAAATTGATAATAAAAAGTTTTTCTTTAGGGTTTGCGATTCCGAGTCTCAGGTTGGATTCATACCCGCTATCTGAAAAATGTCCTCTCCCACCTGCATCGAAAAGACCAAGAGAATTATTTCTTAAAGCGGCATAAAAGTAATTCAGAAAGTCTTTGGTTGCTTCAAGATTTAGGTCTTTTGTTGCTATTTTCATTTGTATTTATGGAAATTGCGAATAACGAATGAGCTTGCCGACGTTCCTCGTAGCTGAGCCTACCAAAGGCAGGCGTTAGCGTCGGCACGTCTTCTTGCTTATGCAAGAAGCGTGACGGAGAGGAATGTGTCGAAGACCGAGCCGGTATTCCGGCGATGCGGCAAGCGAAAGTTAGCCGAAGTGCACTTTTATCTACAGTAACTCTTATCAACATAAACTTTGTTACCAGAAGAATTAATATAATAACAGCCACCTCGTTTGCCAGTAATATATGTCCTACTGTATATTGAACTTGCAAATAAAAATAATACAATGTAAATAATTTGTTTTTTCATACCGATTCCTTTTCTTTAAAGATACACTTCTTAATTCTTAAATTAAGCATACTAAATAAATCAAACTCAATTTTTATCTTTTCTTGATTTTATTAAGGCTGAGGCAAATAATCCAGCAGGAACTGCAACGATTCCTATTCCAATAATAATAACAAAAGAAGTAAATATTTTTCCTCCTGCTGTAATAGGATAAATATCTCCATATCCTACAGTAGTAAGAGTAGCCATGGACCACCAAAGACTGTGAAAAACTGAAGCAAACACTTCTGGCTGCGCTTCATTTTCAAAATAATAGATTCCAACAGAAGACAAATAAATGACGACAGCTGAAACCATGCTAATAATGACTAATTCTTCTTTGATTGATATAATTGACCTTTTTAAATTGATTATCGCTTCATTGTATCGTATTAATTTTAGAATTCTAAACAGTCTAAACAATCTAAGAATTCTTAGAGAACTTAAATTTATTCCAAGTGATAAATAAAATGGTAAAATTGCGATTAAGTCGATTAACCCATAAATAGAAAAAATGTATCTGACGGAACTTCTCGAAAATATTAATCTCAACGCATATTCAATTGTAAAAAGTATTGTTATTATTACTTCTAAAAACTCTAAAGTATTAATTGTTTTTTCATCCAAATTTGGTAAAGTTTCTATTGTAAAAATTAAAATAGAAAACAATATTATTCCATAAATAAAAAAAGAAAAATATTTTCCCTGCTTGGATGTGTAGTCCAAAATCATTATTTTTACATAATTTAACATACTGATATGATAGCCTGTAATCTTTAGATAATCTTGTTTTTATATGAGAAAATGTTCTATTTTAAGTGTATTTCGGCTAACGAATGAGCTTGCCGACGTTCCTCGTAGCTGAGCCTCCATAGGAGGCGTTAGCGTCGGCGCGTCTTCTTGCCCTGCAAGAAGCGTGACGAAGAGGAATGTGTCGAAGACCGAGCCGGTAGTCCGGCGATGCGGCAAGCGAAAGTTAGCCGCTGTAATTTATAATTTACCAGGTCGTTCTAAGTCCTTTAATCTTTAATTTAGAAATAATTGCATCTTTAGAAATCAAAATAAAATTTCTTTTAATCGCAAGGTAAACTAAAAATAAATCAAATGGGTCTTTATGTCCAATTAAATCAAACATTGAAAAATTTATTGCTTCTTCGCTGGATAAATCTATTATTTCAATGCTCATTTGATTTAAAAGTTTTGGAATTTCTTCTGATTTGAATCCTGAAATTGTCAATTTTTTCAGCCGAATTTTTAGGGCAATTTCCCATAAAGAAAGACTTGTTACAAATATACCATTGTTTGGATTTTCTAAAATTCTTTGAACATTCTTACTAAGCTTTTCAGGATTTGAAATGCTCCAAAGAATACAATGAGTATCAATTAAATAATTCAATTTAAATTCAATAATTCTTCTTCAGTCATCTTGAAGTTATTTGAGAAAGCGACTTTCGACTTTCCTTTAAGAATGCCTATTGCTCTTTTTCCTCCTTTAATCTCTTTCAAAGGCACAATCTTAGCTACTGGCTTTTTATTTTTACCGAATAGTATTTTTACCTCTTCCCCATTCTTAACTAATTCAAGTATACTAGAAAAATTACTCTTTAATTCACCAATTGGAAAAGCCTTCATGATTTCACAATCCTTTGTATTTGACTACTTGTCAAGTAAAATTTTGCTATCATTTAAATCAAACTTACTAAAATAACGAAACATATGTATTCTTATGGCGAACCTGCAATAACTTAAGAATGTAGATATTAATAACTGTATAAATCAATAACATAAACATTGTAGAAATATATTAAAATAATAAATGTATTCAAGTTCGTCATAGATTATGGTCTTTCAATCATGGCGGCTAACGATTCAGACTACCCGACGTAAATTCGAGCTGAGTCTCGAAGAGACGTTAGCGCTGAATTTATGTGTCGTAGACCAAGCTCTGCGGTCGCTTTAGCGACGTTCAGAGCGCAGTGGGTAGTCGGAGTTAGTAGTAGTTTTCGCACGCTTGCTCGAATTTTTCTTTCTTTGAGAAAACCGCGATCCGACTAAAGCATCTTTCTACCTTAAGATTTTGCAGACTTCTCTCAATAAATTTTCACTTCCGAATTAAATCTAAATAGCATAGTTGAATCGTTCAAATTTAAACTAATCAAAACCTTATTACTTTTTGATTTATTAAGCGGTTTTCGAAAAGAATAAATCCAGACTTTCAATTAAAAGCGAAAATTACTACTAACGGTCTGACTATCCGACGTAAATCCTAGCTGAGTCCAGCACCATTTAGTGAGCTATGCGAATGTTTAAAATGGTGCTGGACGTTAACGTTGGCACGCATTCTTGCCTTGCAAGAATCGTGACTAGGATTTATGTGTCGCAGACCAAGCCTGTATTTCAGGCGCAGCGGATAGTTGGTGTTATCTGTAGCCGCCATCTTCTCGGCACGGAAGCCGACTTTTTTAGACAGTATTCTTAACGCCTTTCATTATTTTCAATTCAAATAAGAGCAATTTCATTCTGAAATAAAATATTATCTCTTAAACTTCACATCCGTCACTGAATCTTTCATTCTTTCAATCCTGAAGACGCTGATAGGCGTTTAAAAATTGCGTATAACATATAGCTTATACGTAATGCGAAAATCGGAATAGCAAAACTTTGTTGAAAAATTAAACGTGAATACTTTCCTTTTTTTATATTTCAACAATCGCAAGTGAAAAAGCATTAACCAACTTAATTGGTTTTCCGCTATTATTTTCTTTATAAACTGAGGACCTAATTCAATTTGGTGAATTTCAAATTAGAGAAGACAACAATATTGTAATAATGAAAAGCAAAACTGAAATCTGAATGAATCTTCTTTGATCTTTTGTAAACATGAAATTAGCTAAAACATCAATATCATTTGAACAAAACCTTTAATTCAAATTCTATTTAGTTATTACAATAATGGGCGTTTAAAACTCTCTTTCTTTGAATTAATTCTTTTTAATTTAAAAAAAGCGGACAGGAAGTCCGCTCTTAAAGGCGGTTACAGATAACGAATGAGCTTGCCGACGTTCCTCGTAGCTGAGTCCAGCACCATTTAGTGAGCATTGCGAACTTTTAAAATGGTGCTGGACGTCTGCGTCGGCACGACTTCTTGCCTTTGCAAGAAGCGTGACGAAGAGGAATGTGTCGAAGACCGAGCCGGTATTCCGGCGATGCGGCAAGCGAAAGTTAACCGATGTGCGAATTTAATTATAAATTCGTTTGGAATTACTTATATATCTTTTATGAGTAACAATAGAATCCAATATATCATCATCAAATAAATTCAATGTTAACTTTAAATTTTTCTTATCGGATGGTAAAACTATTTTCTCTTTACCATCTACTATTGCAGTATTCATATTAAGTTTTATAATCTTAGCTGCTTTTTTGAAATCTTTTATTTGAAAATTTTTTAATACTTTATCTTGCTGAATTAAAAATATCTTCTTCCTTATCCATTCATCTTTATTGCTATCAAATTTTAGTTTATCTTCTAAAACAACAGGATTTTCTTTTATAAATTCATCAATTTCAATATCAGAAGCAGATTTTAAATAATTGGTCAAATCTAATACTCTTCTTGCAAGTGAAAATGACTTAAAAAATAAATAATTATCTTTAAAAACAGCAACAACGCTTTCATTTATAATTATACCGGGATCGTCATACTTAATAAAAGTATTTTGAGAAAAAAATAAATTAAATTTATTAGTTTTTATTAAATTATTTCCAGTTAAGCTTTGGAATCCTATTACTACTTTTCCAATATTTTCGATTTTTAAACCAAAAATACTTTTAATTTTACAATCTATTAAATCACTTTTTATTAAATCAGATACATTAACTTGTCCATTGCGTAAACTTTTTATATTTAAAGGTAAATCAAAAGGATTGATATACAAAGATTCATTGCTTTCTGTATTATATCTCCCATCGTATTTAAAAGTATCTTCTACGTCTAAAAATTTTTCAATTTGTCTATCAAAAATATTTCCTAATTCAATTTGTAATTGTGAAGTTAATACTATATGTTTAATTTCTTTTTTACCTAAATCATCTATTATTGCATAAAATTGGTATATGTTTTTATTCATCTAAATTTCCTTATCTATTACTAAGTATTCTGTTATATGTGATATATTTTGAATATTTTTTATATTTCTGATTTCTTTTCGAGTAACCAGTATATAAGAAATATTTGTATTAGTTTCAATTTCATAAAAATGGTACTTTAGTAAGCCAATTAAAGGATTGAAATGGTAAGCATTACTATTATAGATTGATATAAAAATTATAGTATAGATTATAAATGCATTTTCTATGCTAATGTTAGCTAAAAAAGGGACTAAATAAGTAACAAGATAAGCTACTACTTCATGATCAGCTGTTTTTAATTTTTTTATCTTAATGGGTTCGATTTCACCACTTTTCTTAATTTCATTCAATGTATTTTTAGCTAAAAGAAATAGAATTATCGAAAAGCATATTAAGAGTATTCTAGTTAATAAATTAATATTTTCTAGGGAAATACTTAGTGAAATGAGTAACGGTGCTAAAGATGTAGATACAAAAATGATTTTGGCAAAATTACTTAACATTTAATTCTCCTGTAAATTAGAATATGAGCATTTCGGTTAACGGTCCGACTATCCGACGTAGATCCTAGGTGAGCCTCCAAAGGAGGCGTTACCGTTGGCACGCATTCTTGCCTTTGCAAGAATCGTGACTAGGATCTATGTGTCGAAGACCAAGCACTGGGTTCTTCTAGAACTCAGTGCGCAGCGGATGGTCGTTGTTATTCGCTACCGCCGTATTCGAGGCAGGGATGCCGATAACTTTCAAGATAAACTTTAATAATCAGATTCTCTTTGTATATCAATTTAATTCTCAGATTACACCGACTGCCTAGGTGAAATTTGAATTCTTTGGTCTTTCAACTTGGAACGTCCGTTTGGAAACTTAAATTGTGGAAATAAGAGACACGTTTTAAAAATTCAAACCTTCTCGGAAATTAAATACATCCACTAATCAATGAACTTTGTTGGCGATCTTCGGATTCTTCTTTTTAGAAATTTAATACTTTTTAAAAATTTACTTCGTCGTGAAACTTGATACCAAAATCTTCGTTTTCTTAATTTGTATTTTTCAAAGCCAACTATCCTATCTCGTTCAAGCGTTGAATAGCATGAAAAACGATTTTATAAAGTCTTTCAAATTCTTTGAATCACCTTCAAATCAAATTAATATGAGACAAGTTGAACAATTAATTTCATCTTTACTTTTCATTTTTAACATCTGATCTCTAATTCCAATCGAATCTTAGTATGAGCATTCTCAATTAATTGATTCAATGAATATTCAATTTCTCTTTCGATTTGAATTG of Leptospira sp. GIMC2001 contains these proteins:
- a CDS encoding YiiX family permuted papain-like enzyme — its product is MKELFKINIIIVFIFFGTEMYSRSIDFSILREGDIIFHESISEQATAIKLATNSRYTHVGIIFKERNIMFVLEAIQPVKKTKLENFIKRGKNNHFVVKRLKDSVKIIDSNSISRMKEYGYKFIGKDYDYTFEWNDNRIYCTELVWKIYKNVLGVDVGELKTLESFDLSSDKVKKIMNKRYGKNIPLNEIVISPEDIFIADNLYTIISNN
- a CDS encoding HEPN/Toprim-associated domain-containing protein; its protein translation is MGTSIELCIGNVSLSYSKNFMGEDYGYLFQEDDLFRRKSDSIDYDYYDEHPEEKEELIEAEELYVRSLSRIIPRLEILGFTLEAARAEYQAIVDEAVEMSSYSELEETGNEYLTFEEFCSLACRYPLDDLKSGYIEYDTPDRDRISQGRFAADSDTFKRIPRIGYNDSYWSETSFLSERVCILSAESMLQIFALNKANEEIEVSWNFGPIVHAGWVEREAFQPRAQQRQKVLIATEGASDARILRRSLDVLRPDIADFFNFVDVDERHHFWGTGNLVKFAEGLLRIEVLNKVLFVFDNDAEGIDAFRRLENLKLPRNMRTMLLPDLMEFKTFATRGPEGVNLSDINGRAAAIECYLDLSLDQYPAPQVTWSNFKKDINTWHGVLDFKESYSKHFYDQSENTLRNGSYDISKLTKLLDALIQNAGMVYPVI
- a CDS encoding PIN domain-containing protein, producing the protein MNRVLVDSSVWIDYFRGRNSHVEKIIDQLIELDIIFTNDLILAELFPLIIFNKLTKLKNCLEIVPKFQLNIQWDQIINYQILNIKSGINKVGIPDLIIAQNAIQNNSILFSLDRHFELMSKNLNLKLYS
- a CDS encoding type II toxin-antitoxin system VapB family antitoxin, with the translated sequence MRTTIDIPEDLLLEAMKLTHLKTKTDVVKEGLVSLIRKEKLKGLKKFKGSISLDINLDELRNR
- a CDS encoding ion transporter — encoded protein: MLNYVKIMILDYTSKQGKYFSFFIYGIILFSILIFTIETLPNLDEKTINTLEFLEVIITILFTIEYALRLIFSRSSVRYIFSIYGLIDLIAILPFYLSLGINLSSLRILRLFRLFRILKLIRYNEAIINLKRSIISIKEELVIISMVSAVVIYLSSVGIYYFENEAQPEVFASVFHSLWWSMATLTTVGYGDIYPITAGGKIFTSFVIIIGIGIVAVPAGLFASALIKSRKDKN
- a CDS encoding type II toxin-antitoxin system VapC family toxin produces the protein MNYLIDTHCILWSISNPEKLSKNVQRILENPNNGIFVTSLSLWEIALKIRLKKLTISGFKSEEIPKLLNQMSIEIIDLSSEEAINFSMFDLIGHKDPFDLFLVYLAIKRNFILISKDAIISKLKIKGLRTTW
- a CDS encoding type II toxin-antitoxin system Phd/YefM family antitoxin → MKAFPIGELKSNFSSILELVKNGEEVKILFGKNKKPVAKIVPLKEIKGGKRAIGILKGKSKVAFSNNFKMTEEELLNLN
- a CDS encoding Kiwa anti-phage protein KwaB-like domain-containing protein; the encoded protein is MNKNIYQFYAIIDDLGKKEIKHIVLTSQLQIELGNIFDRQIEKFLDVEDTFKYDGRYNTESNESLYINPFDLPLNIKSLRNGQVNVSDLIKSDLIDCKIKSIFGLKIENIGKVVIGFQSLTGNNLIKTNKFNLFFSQNTFIKYDDPGIIINESVVAVFKDNYLFFKSFSLARRVLDLTNYLKSASDIEIDEFIKENPVVLEDKLKFDSNKDEWIRKKIFLIQQDKVLKNFQIKDFKKAAKIIKLNMNTAIVDGKEKIVLPSDKKNLKLTLNLFDDDILDSIVTHKRYISNSKRIYN